In Mycobacterium sp. Aquia_216, a genomic segment contains:
- a CDS encoding YhgE/Pip domain-containing protein, translating into MSKAQPRHAVPNPKRNAKALRTVQFWALPIGATLALMSALCALYLGGILNPTTNLRHFPIAVVNEDAGTAGPKIVDGLVSALDKNKFDVRVVSHDEAKLLLDRAQAYGELVIPPTFSSNLREFGASAVTPTKAERPSVTIFTNPRAGTLGAGIAGQTLSQAMAVANTKVGQYLSSEVAQQTGGAPLTGASQSGLASPIEVKSAVYNPLPNGTGNGLSAFYYALLLLLAGFTGSIVVSTLVDSLLGYVPAEWGPVYRFAEQANISRFRTLLVKWGIMVVLALLTSGVYIAIAHGLGMPITRGWQLWAYGVFAIVAVGVTSSSLIAVLGSMGLLFSMLVFVILGLPSAGATVPLEAVPPFFRWLAEFEPMHQVFLGVRSLVYLNGAGAAGLSQALLMTSIGLVIGLLVGGIVTRIYDRSGFHRIPGAIGVAIAEVHQSQHKARTGGKHESSGAATEADLAGAEPSAADPESVSKQT; encoded by the coding sequence ATGTCGAAAGCCCAACCGCGACACGCGGTGCCGAACCCGAAGCGTAACGCAAAAGCACTGAGAACAGTGCAGTTCTGGGCGCTGCCCATCGGCGCCACACTCGCCCTCATGTCGGCCCTGTGCGCGCTGTATCTCGGCGGCATCTTGAATCCGACCACCAACTTGCGCCATTTCCCGATCGCCGTGGTGAACGAGGACGCCGGAACCGCGGGCCCGAAAATTGTCGACGGCCTGGTCTCCGCGCTGGACAAGAACAAGTTCGACGTCCGGGTGGTGTCCCACGACGAGGCCAAGCTGCTGCTGGACCGGGCGCAGGCGTACGGCGAGTTGGTGATTCCGCCGACGTTCTCGTCGAACTTGCGCGAGTTCGGCGCCAGCGCCGTCACGCCCACCAAGGCCGAGCGGCCCTCGGTCACGATCTTCACCAATCCGCGGGCCGGCACATTGGGTGCCGGTATCGCCGGTCAGACGCTCAGCCAAGCCATGGCTGTCGCTAATACCAAAGTGGGACAGTATCTTTCGTCGGAGGTCGCGCAACAGACCGGCGGGGCGCCGTTGACCGGCGCGTCGCAGTCGGGTCTGGCCAGCCCGATCGAGGTCAAGTCGGCCGTGTACAACCCGCTGCCCAACGGCACCGGCAACGGGCTGTCGGCGTTCTATTACGCGTTGTTGTTGCTGCTGGCCGGCTTCACCGGCAGCATCGTCGTGTCCACCCTGGTGGACTCGCTACTCGGCTATGTACCGGCCGAATGGGGTCCGGTGTATCGGTTTGCCGAGCAGGCCAACATCTCCCGCTTCCGCACCCTGTTGGTGAAGTGGGGAATCATGGTGGTGCTGGCGCTGCTGACATCCGGGGTCTATATCGCCATCGCCCATGGACTCGGCATGCCGATCACGCGCGGTTGGCAGTTGTGGGCGTACGGCGTCTTCGCGATCGTCGCGGTGGGGGTGACGTCGAGTTCGCTGATCGCGGTGCTGGGTTCGATGGGCTTGCTTTTCAGCATGCTGGTTTTCGTGATTCTCGGGTTGCCCTCTGCGGGCGCGACCGTCCCGCTGGAGGCGGTGCCACCGTTCTTCCGCTGGCTGGCCGAATTCGAGCCGATGCATCAAGTATTCCTGGGTGTGCGGTCGCTGGTGTATCTCAACGGCGCCGGGGCGGCGGGTCTGTCTCAGGCGTTGTTGATGACTTCGATCGGCCTGGTGATCGGCCTGTTGGTCGGTGGCATCGTCACGCGCATCTACGACCGCAGCGGATTCCACCGGATCCCCGGGGCCATCGGGGTGGCGATCGCCGAGGTGCACCAATCGCAACACAAAGCGCGCACGGGCGGTAAGCACGAAAGTTCCGGCGCAGCCACCGAAGCGGACCTCGCCGGCGCGGAGCCCAGCGCGGCGGATCCCGAAAGCGTAAGCAAGCAAACGTAA
- a CDS encoding pirin family protein, translating to MAANSEIRRAADRAVTTTPWLKSRHSFSFGDHYEPDNTHHGLLVVNNDDIVAPGHGFETHPHRDMEIVTWVLEGELTHQDSAGNHGVIYPGLAQRMSAGSGILHSEKNDSSTQPVHFVQMWVIPDETGITPGYQQHEVGHIGAELVTIASGMPGHDAAISLHSRNAALHGARLQPGDTVTAPTAPYLHVYLPRGRLALDGAGELAAGDAARYTGAGGPRLTASEPTDLLIWEMHAKLGG from the coding sequence ATGGCTGCCAACTCCGAGATACGGCGCGCGGCTGACCGGGCTGTCACCACGACGCCGTGGCTGAAATCCCGACATTCGTTCTCGTTCGGTGACCACTACGAGCCGGATAACACCCACCACGGGTTGCTGGTGGTGAACAACGACGACATCGTCGCACCCGGGCACGGATTCGAGACACACCCGCACCGCGACATGGAGATCGTGACGTGGGTGCTGGAAGGCGAATTGACACACCAGGATTCCGCCGGCAATCACGGTGTGATCTATCCGGGCCTGGCGCAACGCATGTCGGCAGGCAGCGGCATCCTCCATTCAGAGAAGAACGATTCATCAACGCAGCCAGTGCATTTCGTTCAGATGTGGGTGATTCCCGACGAAACGGGCATCACCCCCGGCTACCAACAGCATGAGGTCGGCCACATCGGTGCCGAACTTGTGACCATCGCCTCGGGCATGCCCGGCCACGATGCCGCGATCTCGCTGCACAGTCGCAATGCGGCACTGCACGGCGCACGACTGCAACCCGGCGACACCGTCACCGCGCCGACCGCCCCCTACCTGCACGTCTACCTGCCACGCGGCCGGCTCGCCCTGGACGGGGCCGGCGAACTCGCCGCCGGCGATGCGGCCCGCTATACCGGCGCCGGTGGCCCGCGGCTGACGGCGAGCGAGCCGACGGACCTGCTGATCTGGGAGATGCACGCAAAGCTGGGCGGCTAG
- a CDS encoding MarR family transcriptional regulator: MGTSTGKSPPTARVMDVLATLADSPSGRTSAELAKTCGISTSTCALVLAELERRSWVTRRGDRRFCLGSGLFGLVHGLRTQFPLLDRGRDALTFLHDTLGGGCSMSKIGNRHLTTVDAVGHGTDGEHAVGQRFPIDPPFGLVAMAWRDDDNVAAWLQRVMPRLTRTEIVQHQRVLADIRARGYGAWRFDDTHQSLHNRLAGVLASLEPTAQVTRQLTTLMTMVTLQSITDSLETDLASTEFVVLPIFAQNGQPEYQIEIHLGGSAELTLSALDTALEHVQGLLGAGVAAAM, from the coding sequence ATGGGTACGTCAACCGGCAAGTCGCCGCCGACTGCGCGGGTGATGGACGTGCTTGCCACACTGGCGGATTCGCCGAGCGGGCGAACCTCGGCCGAGTTGGCGAAGACCTGCGGGATCAGCACCTCGACCTGCGCACTGGTGCTGGCCGAGCTGGAACGCCGGTCCTGGGTGACGCGGCGTGGGGATCGCCGTTTTTGCCTGGGCAGCGGATTGTTCGGACTGGTGCACGGGCTGCGGACGCAGTTCCCGCTGCTGGACCGCGGGCGCGATGCGCTGACCTTCCTGCACGACACTCTCGGCGGGGGCTGCTCGATGTCGAAGATCGGCAACCGGCACCTGACCACGGTCGACGCGGTCGGACACGGCACCGACGGCGAGCACGCCGTCGGTCAGCGATTCCCGATCGATCCGCCGTTCGGCTTGGTCGCGATGGCCTGGCGGGACGACGATAACGTCGCGGCCTGGCTGCAACGGGTGATGCCGCGGCTGACCCGCACCGAAATCGTGCAGCATCAACGGGTACTCGCCGATATCCGCGCCCGCGGCTACGGCGCCTGGCGCTTCGACGACACCCACCAATCGCTGCACAACCGCCTGGCGGGGGTGCTCGCTTCGCTGGAGCCGACCGCGCAGGTCACCCGCCAACTCACCACCCTGATGACAATGGTGACCCTGCAATCGATCACCGACTCACTGGAAACAGACTTGGCATCAACGGAATTCGTGGTCCTGCCGATCTTCGCGCAGAACGGCCAGCCGGAATATCAAATCGAGATCCATCTGGGAGGATCGGCGGAATTGACCCTGTCGGCACTCGACACCGCGCTCGAGCACGTGCAGGGGCTGCTCGGCGCCGGGGTGGCCGCCGCGATGTGA
- a CDS encoding NAD(P)H-dependent amine dehydrogenase family protein, with the protein MLKVGVWGPGSMGVIALRGVIDHPELQLTDLVVHSDAKAGRDAGELCGIAAVGVLATRDPAPMLAGDADVVVYAAGANLRPLEAVADMVSILRAGKNVVSCSVVPLVFPEAVDAAFTDPLRQAALDGGVSFFTTGIDSGFANDVLPLVLTGVSRVIESVRVTEMFNYATYPDQAAVYEILGFGKPPEFTAFAATPGIFTFGWGPVLHQLAAGLGVKIDDIQESNERIPTTESFDTPTGHIAAGTIAAMRSTLTGYVGGKPTFVVDHVTRMRDDIAPDWPQPHISLAPKDLGFGLASGRGVYRVEIDGSPSMRCEFEMAEDHDHDLGARIAGSSRMVNAIPAVCAAAPGLLSALDLPLITGAGLVRPVDGPSPDSRLFQF; encoded by the coding sequence GTGCTGAAGGTGGGAGTCTGGGGGCCGGGTTCGATGGGCGTCATCGCCCTGCGAGGCGTGATCGACCACCCCGAGCTGCAACTGACCGATCTCGTCGTGCACAGCGACGCCAAAGCCGGTCGCGACGCCGGAGAGCTGTGCGGCATCGCGGCGGTCGGCGTGCTGGCCACCCGGGACCCGGCGCCGATGCTGGCCGGCGACGCCGACGTGGTGGTGTATGCCGCCGGTGCCAACCTGCGGCCGCTGGAGGCCGTGGCGGACATGGTGTCGATCCTGCGGGCCGGTAAGAACGTGGTGTCGTGTTCGGTCGTGCCGCTGGTCTTTCCCGAGGCCGTCGACGCGGCGTTCACCGATCCGCTGCGCCAAGCCGCGCTGGACGGCGGGGTGTCGTTCTTCACCACCGGCATCGACTCCGGATTCGCCAACGACGTTCTGCCCCTGGTGCTTACGGGCGTATCGCGGGTCATCGAATCGGTGCGGGTGACCGAGATGTTCAACTACGCCACCTACCCGGACCAGGCCGCGGTGTACGAGATCCTCGGATTCGGCAAGCCCCCGGAGTTCACCGCGTTCGCGGCGACACCCGGGATATTCACCTTCGGCTGGGGCCCGGTGCTGCACCAGCTCGCCGCCGGCCTGGGCGTCAAGATCGACGACATCCAGGAGAGCAACGAACGCATTCCCACCACCGAATCGTTCGACACGCCCACCGGCCACATCGCGGCCGGGACCATCGCGGCGATGCGCTCCACCCTGACCGGTTACGTCGGGGGCAAGCCGACTTTCGTCGTCGACCACGTGACACGCATGCGTGACGACATCGCCCCGGACTGGCCCCAGCCGCACATCAGCCTTGCGCCCAAGGACCTGGGCTTCGGACTGGCGTCGGGTCGCGGTGTGTATCGCGTCGAGATCGACGGCTCGCCGAGCATGCGGTGCGAATTCGAGATGGCCGAGGACCACGACCACGATCTGGGTGCGCGTATCGCGGGCTCGTCGCGCATGGTCAACGCGATTCCCGCGGTGTGTGCGGCCGCGCCCGGACTGCTGTCCGCGCTCGACCTGCCGCTGATTACCGGGGCCGGCCTGGTCCGCCCGGTGGACGGCCCTTCGCCGGATAGCCGCCTTTTTCAGTTCTGA
- a CDS encoding DMT family transporter produces the protein MPWTTASTVTLTYAIGFPIGAFAVASMSPMAVLVLRFASAAIILTALALVARSAWPRGAQFGHVIVAGLFIQAVQFCCVYEALLLGAPAVLCAVVIAMNPVATAILAAMFLREPIGLQRLTALVLGVVAVLAACARRLMGAHGIDPVIVLLVLGLLGLSAGGVYQQRYCVGVDFRAMGAVQNAVALIPAAALAMLTPFAVHDAVKAAFAVTAMVLLNATLAVSLYLRAISIHGAAAVAMLFAVIPAVAAVLCWLALGQRPDVGVAIGLLVGGLACWLNSRSAGKRRVAQHCPTPTAVPASPSLAACRQN, from the coding sequence ATGCCATGGACCACCGCCTCGACGGTGACGCTGACGTACGCGATCGGTTTTCCCATCGGGGCCTTCGCCGTCGCCTCGATGTCCCCCATGGCCGTGTTGGTACTCCGATTCGCCTCCGCGGCAATCATTCTGACCGCCCTGGCCCTGGTGGCCAGGTCGGCCTGGCCACGCGGGGCGCAGTTCGGTCACGTCATCGTGGCCGGACTGTTCATCCAGGCCGTGCAGTTCTGCTGCGTCTACGAGGCGCTGCTGCTCGGGGCGCCCGCGGTGCTCTGCGCCGTGGTGATCGCGATGAATCCGGTCGCCACGGCGATCCTCGCCGCGATGTTCCTGCGCGAGCCGATCGGCCTGCAGCGGCTTACCGCTCTGGTTCTCGGCGTCGTCGCGGTGCTGGCCGCGTGTGCCAGGCGGTTGATGGGCGCGCACGGCATCGACCCGGTCATCGTGCTGCTTGTCCTGGGCCTGCTCGGCCTTTCGGCCGGCGGTGTGTACCAGCAGCGGTACTGCGTGGGCGTCGACTTCCGCGCGATGGGCGCGGTGCAGAACGCCGTCGCGCTCATTCCTGCGGCAGCGCTCGCGATGCTGACGCCCTTCGCTGTGCACGACGCCGTCAAAGCCGCCTTCGCCGTCACCGCGATGGTGCTGCTCAACGCGACGCTGGCGGTCAGTCTTTACCTGCGCGCCATCAGCATTCACGGTGCGGCGGCGGTGGCGATGCTCTTCGCCGTCATTCCGGCGGTGGCCGCGGTGCTGTGCTGGCTGGCGCTGGGGCAGCGCCCGGACGTCGGTGTCGCGATCGGCCTGCTGGTCGGCGGCCTGGCTTGCTGGCTGAACAGCCGGTCAGCCGGTAAGCGCCGAGTGGCGCAGCATTGCCCCACGCCGACGGCCGTGCCGGCTTCGCCGAGCCTGGCGGCGTGCCGTCAGAACTGA
- a CDS encoding LysR family transcriptional regulator, translating to MGQVLDIAPLRSLVAVADCGGFHRAAAALHLSQSAVSQHLRKVESVVGEPVVERSGRGVLFTEIGQRVLRHARTILAAHDTALEDLGATEPKLLTIGATEHGADVMLPALTSVLRERLPDRRPRFRLDRNVSLADAIDRGLVDLAIMLDGSGLDRVNSSGVVGLKWISARSFAARRGEPLPLVTYAEPCTLREPAFSILEKAGIDYEIAAECGDLSGLYAAVRSGLGFALLPMIGKLPDGLCPAEGLPPPSCATVLVRGRAGIDPELLSAVDAAVRDVLGAES from the coding sequence ATGGGTCAGGTCCTCGATATCGCACCGCTGCGCAGCCTGGTAGCGGTCGCCGACTGCGGCGGGTTTCACCGGGCGGCGGCCGCGCTGCATCTGAGCCAGTCCGCGGTCAGTCAGCATCTGCGCAAAGTGGAGAGTGTGGTCGGCGAGCCGGTTGTGGAACGCTCCGGGCGGGGCGTCCTGTTCACCGAAATCGGTCAGAGGGTGCTGCGGCATGCCCGCACCATCCTGGCGGCGCACGACACGGCACTCGAAGACCTGGGCGCCACCGAGCCCAAGCTGCTGACGATCGGTGCCACCGAGCACGGCGCCGACGTGATGCTGCCCGCCCTGACCAGCGTGCTGCGCGAGCGGCTTCCGGATCGGCGGCCGCGCTTCCGGCTTGACCGCAACGTGTCCCTGGCGGACGCGATCGATCGGGGGCTGGTGGACCTGGCAATCATGCTCGACGGGTCGGGGCTGGATCGCGTTAATTCATCGGGAGTCGTTGGGCTGAAATGGATTTCGGCACGGTCCTTCGCCGCTCGCCGAGGGGAGCCGCTGCCGTTGGTGACCTATGCCGAGCCGTGCACCTTGCGCGAGCCGGCCTTCTCCATCCTCGAGAAAGCCGGCATCGATTACGAGATCGCCGCCGAATGTGGCGATCTGTCCGGGCTTTACGCGGCGGTGCGCTCAGGTCTCGGGTTTGCGTTGCTGCCGATGATCGGCAAGCTGCCCGACGGTCTGTGTCCCGCCGAGGGGCTGCCGCCCCCCAGCTGCGCCACGGTGCTTGTTCGCGGTCGCGCCGGCATCGATCCGGAGCTGCTAAGTGCCGTTGACGCCGCGGTGCGCGACGTGCTGGGCGCCGAAAGCTGA
- a CDS encoding alpha/beta hydrolase domain-containing protein — protein sequence MTELPVVTPAPGKPALLLGGFEIGDLGYIAEEFFISGTALSYAPAAKLGPDGAWQVTPAGEQDYATRIVVLTPADSARFNGTVLVEWLNVSGGIDAPAVWMMAHREIVRAGYAYVAVSAQQVGVDGGASMLGVDMSLKSQDPARYGALHHPGDAFCYDIYSQTGALVRIGDVLSGLDAKHVVAVGESQSAMFLTTYVNAVDPLAGVYDGFLVHSRFASAAPLDGGSIFDELQNGTPAAVNFRPDLRAPLVTIITETDLLGAVRHGYYFARQPDNERLRVWEIPGAAHADNYTIQVAPIDTGSAPLQDIVAAYAPTNMLMGQQLGHFINFAPQHHYVVQAAIAALNTWVRTGEPAPTAPPIEVRGAGETEEPQPVLDSNGLAQGGIRTPWVDVPIARTSGYGGAVDTVESIMAALFGSGEPFDDATVRRLYPGGVTEYLERFTTALDTAINSGFILAADRAEILELAAATYSGPSSAFGAQHVAHRGVNGT from the coding sequence ATGACGGAGTTGCCGGTCGTTACGCCTGCGCCCGGAAAACCCGCTCTGCTGTTGGGCGGCTTTGAGATCGGTGACCTGGGCTACATCGCCGAGGAGTTCTTCATCTCCGGCACGGCCTTGTCCTACGCCCCGGCAGCGAAGCTGGGGCCGGACGGCGCCTGGCAGGTGACACCGGCCGGCGAGCAGGACTACGCGACGCGAATCGTGGTGCTGACGCCGGCCGACAGCGCCCGGTTCAACGGGACGGTCCTGGTCGAGTGGCTCAACGTGAGCGGCGGCATCGATGCTCCGGCGGTGTGGATGATGGCGCATCGCGAAATCGTTCGGGCGGGCTACGCCTACGTCGCGGTATCGGCCCAGCAGGTCGGGGTGGACGGCGGCGCCAGCATGCTCGGCGTCGACATGTCGCTGAAAAGCCAGGATCCGGCCCGGTACGGCGCCTTGCACCACCCAGGCGATGCGTTCTGCTACGACATCTATTCCCAGACGGGCGCGCTCGTCAGGATCGGCGACGTGCTGAGTGGGCTCGATGCGAAACACGTTGTCGCCGTGGGCGAATCGCAATCTGCAATGTTTCTCACCACCTACGTCAACGCGGTCGATCCGCTCGCCGGAGTTTACGACGGCTTTCTGGTGCATTCCCGATTCGCTTCTGCCGCACCGCTGGACGGCGGGTCCATCTTCGACGAATTGCAGAACGGCACACCGGCAGCGGTCAATTTCCGTCCCGACCTGCGCGCCCCGCTCGTCACGATCATCACCGAAACCGACTTGCTGGGCGCCGTGCGGCACGGCTACTATTTCGCGCGGCAGCCGGACAACGAGCGGCTGCGGGTCTGGGAGATTCCCGGCGCCGCACACGCCGACAACTACACGATCCAGGTCGCGCCGATCGACACCGGCTCCGCGCCGCTGCAAGACATTGTCGCCGCCTACGCACCCACCAACATGCTGATGGGCCAGCAGCTCGGCCACTTCATCAACTTCGCGCCGCAACATCACTACGTCGTGCAGGCGGCCATCGCGGCCCTGAACACGTGGGTACGAACCGGCGAGCCCGCCCCGACCGCACCACCCATCGAGGTGCGCGGGGCGGGGGAAACAGAAGAGCCGCAACCGGTTCTGGATAGCAACGGTCTCGCCCAGGGCGGCATTCGGACTCCGTGGGTGGACGTGCCGATCGCCCGCACGTCTGGTTACGGCGGCGCAGTGGACACTGTCGAGAGCATCATGGCCGCGCTCTTCGGCTCGGGCGAACCCTTCGACGACGCAACCGTGCGCCGGCTCTACCCCGGCGGGGTGACGGAGTACCTGGAACGCTTTACCACCGCACTCGACACGGCAATAAACTCCGGGTTCATCCTGGCCGCCGACCGTGCCGAGATCCTCGAGCTGGCCGCCGCTACCTACAGCGGCCCGAGTTCAGCTTTCGGCGCCCAGCACGTCGCGCACCGCGGCGTCAACGGCACTTAG
- a CDS encoding alpha/beta hydrolase encodes MGGVRIVYDVWTPDIPPRAVVVLSHGLGEYARRYDHVAQRFAESGLVTYALDHRGHGRSGGKRMLVRDVSEYTADFDTLVGIATREHPGLKCIVLGHSMGGGIVFAYGVERPDNYDLMVLSGPLVAAQDSVPAVVAFAAKVLGAVLPGVPVQELDVDAISRDPAVVAAYKADPLVYHGKVPFGVGRAMLEVGETMPGRAPALTAPLLVVHGEKDRLVPVAGSRRLVECVGSTDVTLKVYPGLYHEVFNEPERDQVLDDVVSWITARL; translated from the coding sequence CTGGGCGGCGTGCGCATCGTGTACGACGTCTGGACGCCGGATATCCCGCCGCGAGCCGTGGTGGTGCTGTCGCACGGTCTCGGCGAGTATGCCCGCCGCTATGACCACGTCGCCCAGCGCTTCGCCGAGTCGGGGCTGGTCACCTACGCGCTGGACCATCGCGGCCACGGCCGCTCCGGCGGCAAGCGCATGCTGGTGCGCGACGTCTCCGAGTACACCGCCGACTTCGACACCCTGGTCGGTATCGCCACGCGGGAGCACCCCGGCCTCAAGTGCATCGTGCTCGGGCACAGCATGGGCGGCGGAATCGTCTTCGCCTACGGCGTCGAGCGTCCGGACAACTACGACCTGATGGTGCTGTCCGGGCCGTTGGTCGCCGCTCAGGATTCGGTTCCGGCGGTGGTGGCCTTCGCCGCCAAAGTTCTCGGCGCCGTGCTGCCCGGGGTGCCGGTACAGGAGCTCGACGTCGACGCCATCTCCCGTGATCCCGCGGTGGTCGCGGCCTACAAGGCCGACCCGCTCGTCTACCACGGCAAGGTCCCGTTCGGGGTCGGGCGGGCGATGCTGGAGGTCGGCGAGACGATGCCGGGGCGGGCACCGGCCCTGACCGCGCCGCTGCTGGTGGTGCACGGCGAAAAGGACCGGCTGGTGCCGGTCGCGGGTAGTCGCCGGCTGGTGGAATGTGTGGGATCGACCGACGTAACGCTGAAGGTCTACCCAGGGCTTTACCACGAGGTCTTCAACGAGCCCGAGCGCGATCAGGTGCTCGACGATGTCGTCTCGTGGATCACCGCCCGGCTCTAG
- a CDS encoding DUF2786 domain-containing protein has product MADDKMLARIAALLRQAEGTDNTHEADAFMTAAQRLATAASIDLAVARSHASHRSAAQAPIQRTVTIGTAGTKGLRTYVQLFVLIALANDVRCDVASNSTFVYAYGFAEDIDASHALYASLVVQMVRASDAYLASGAHRPTPTITARLNFQLAFGARVGQRLSEAREETRREATKDRSRRPGTAIALRDKDVELHDHYRRASRARGTWQASRATAGYSSAARRAGDRAGKRARLGNSPELPGARSALGT; this is encoded by the coding sequence ATGGCTGATGACAAGATGTTGGCGCGCATCGCCGCGCTGCTGCGTCAGGCCGAAGGCACCGACAACACGCATGAGGCGGACGCCTTCATGACCGCCGCGCAGCGGTTGGCGACGGCGGCGTCCATCGACTTGGCGGTCGCCCGGTCCCATGCGTCCCACCGCTCGGCGGCCCAAGCGCCGATCCAGCGGACCGTCACGATCGGGACGGCGGGCACCAAGGGGTTGCGGACATACGTACAGCTCTTTGTGCTGATCGCATTGGCCAACGACGTGCGCTGCGACGTGGCGTCGAATTCGACGTTCGTTTACGCCTACGGATTCGCCGAGGACATCGACGCCAGCCACGCGCTGTACGCGAGTCTGGTCGTTCAGATGGTGCGGGCATCGGATGCCTACCTCGCCTCGGGCGCGCACCGGCCCACCCCGACGATCACTGCCCGGCTCAACTTCCAGCTGGCGTTCGGTGCCCGGGTCGGTCAGCGGCTGAGCGAGGCGCGTGAGGAGACCCGGCGCGAGGCGACCAAGGACCGCAGCCGCCGGCCCGGTACCGCTATCGCGCTGCGGGACAAGGATGTCGAGCTGCATGACCATTACCGCAGGGCGTCCAGGGCGCGCGGCACGTGGCAGGCCAGCCGAGCGACGGCGGGGTATTCGTCGGCGGCGCGGCGTGCGGGTGACCGGGCCGGCAAGCGGGCGCGGCTCGGCAACAGTCCCGAGCTGCCCGGAGCGCGGAGCGCGCTGGGGACGTGA
- a CDS encoding TIGR04338 family metallohydrolase, with protein MTAGDAPKRDSQRSKVYAAEEFVRTLFDRAAEHGSSVVEFFGTQLTLPPEARFGSVAAAQRYVDQVLALPAVRERWSEVSPSRVRPRRAATAAHYENYDGAGVIAVPDRDTADWALRELVLLHEVAHHLCQAQPPHGPEFVDTICTLAELVMGPELGHVLRVVYAKEGVRWTD; from the coding sequence GTGACCGCGGGGGATGCGCCGAAGCGGGATTCCCAACGCTCCAAGGTGTATGCGGCCGAGGAGTTCGTCCGTACGCTGTTCGACCGCGCCGCTGAGCACGGCTCTTCGGTGGTGGAGTTTTTCGGCACACAGTTGACGCTTCCGCCGGAAGCGCGATTCGGCTCCGTGGCGGCGGCGCAGCGCTATGTTGACCAGGTGCTTGCGCTACCGGCGGTGCGGGAACGCTGGTCCGAAGTGTCGCCGTCGAGGGTGCGGCCACGGCGGGCCGCAACCGCGGCGCACTACGAAAACTATGACGGCGCAGGCGTTATCGCGGTTCCGGATCGTGACACCGCCGACTGGGCGCTGCGCGAGCTGGTGCTGCTGCACGAGGTGGCGCATCACCTGTGCCAGGCACAGCCCCCGCACGGCCCGGAGTTCGTCGACACTATCTGCACATTGGCGGAGCTGGTGATGGGACCGGAGCTGGGGCACGTGTTGCGGGTGGTCTACGCCAAAGAGGGTGTGCGGTGGACGGATTAG